A genomic window from Diospyros lotus cultivar Yz01 chromosome 2, ASM1463336v1, whole genome shotgun sequence includes:
- the LOC127795243 gene encoding uncharacterized protein LOC127795243 — MSSSSSTTSVHVTALDGLVNVNSLFTIAVFVGLSLTTRDQHSLENRSTCDASIDVVKKLLVFEVVSFSFFLFSSLVAQGLKLAINLLNSKEADEAFRAHINIKALRFGMMASAVGSVMGCLFLMLSMVSVIEIRLGMLACGSKSAVHAAAALIILVSSALLVYISTAIYAFLH, encoded by the coding sequence ATGTCTTCTTCATCATCGACGACCAGTGTTCACGTCACTGCCTTGGACGGCCTGGTCAATGTTAACTCTCTCTTCACCATTGCTGTCTTCGTGGGTCTTTCGCTCACCACTCGCGACCAGCACAGCCTCGAGAATCGGTCGACCTGCGATGCTAGCATCGACGTCGTGAAGAAGCTGTTGGTGTTTGAGGTGGTGTCTTTcagcttcttcctcttctcttcgCTAGTTGCCCAAGGCTTGAAATTGGCCATCAATCTTCTCAACAGCAAGGAAGCAGACGAGGCCTTCCGGGCCCACATCAATATCAAGGCTCTGCGGTTTGGGATGATGGCTTCTGCTGTCGGATCGGTGATGGGTTGCTTGTTCTTGATGTTGTCTATGGTTAGTGTTATCGAGATTCGGCTGGGGATGTTGGCTTGTGGGAGCAAATCGGCCGTTCATGCTGCCGCGGCTTTGATTATACTCGTTTCTTCTGCACTTCTTGTTTATATATCTACGGCTATTTATGCATTCCTCCACTGA